A genome region from Desulfomonile tiedjei includes the following:
- a CDS encoding phenylacetate--CoA ligase family protein, with protein MRVYLKNLISTVLPRHIVKWMREVTNYLPKSWKYGKPYKEAVALLTQSETWDLKELLAYQQRQLRLLIDFAYSNVPYYTEVFQTHGLTPKDIQTPEDIQKLPFLTKEIVRERKADLMASNFSFFTRDEAHTSGSTGAALSFFMDHSTRAFERAIARRHLDWLGYNPGEPVAFFSPMPLALMRKGYVYIRPLKELRFSFGVVNPDRLDRMVKVLQEFKPAYISAWPSSLYILARWMERKKKSVPPPSFLIAGSENLYPHAKELIERVFQAPVIDHYGQEESVAVAIQCSLGQGYHIQMENSVVELVPHRDDLWELAGTCLHNFAMPFIRYRTGDLARKSDQPCPCGRSHPILSEIFGREVDFIVTPEGNLVSPLILSYVFHRSEEIRESQIIQEDLSSFRIKVVPWETISPATKEGLVRDFGKALESSRARMVIEEVEEIPPTLGCKRPFVISHIRPENRFWEESASRAR; from the coding sequence ATGAGGGTTTATCTAAAGAACTTGATATCTACAGTCTTGCCGCGCCACATCGTGAAATGGATGCGAGAGGTAACGAATTACCTCCCCAAATCCTGGAAGTATGGAAAACCGTACAAGGAAGCTGTGGCACTGCTCACCCAAAGTGAGACATGGGACCTCAAAGAGCTGCTGGCATATCAACAAAGACAGCTTCGACTGCTGATCGACTTTGCTTACTCCAACGTTCCGTACTATACCGAAGTTTTTCAAACTCACGGCCTGACACCGAAAGATATTCAGACACCGGAGGACATTCAGAAGCTGCCTTTCTTGACGAAGGAAATCGTGAGAGAACGCAAGGCGGATCTGATGGCCTCCAACTTCTCGTTCTTTACGCGAGATGAAGCCCACACGAGCGGAAGTACCGGGGCAGCGCTGAGTTTCTTCATGGATCACAGTACAAGGGCTTTCGAACGGGCCATCGCTCGACGACATCTGGACTGGTTGGGCTACAACCCCGGAGAACCGGTCGCGTTCTTCAGCCCGATGCCTCTTGCCCTCATGAGAAAGGGTTACGTGTATATCAGGCCCTTGAAGGAGTTGCGATTTTCGTTTGGTGTGGTCAACCCCGACAGACTCGACCGAATGGTGAAGGTCCTTCAAGAATTCAAGCCCGCTTACATAAGCGCATGGCCATCTTCTCTCTATATTCTGGCACGATGGATGGAACGCAAAAAAAAGAGCGTTCCGCCGCCCAGTTTCCTGATCGCCGGTTCGGAAAATCTCTATCCTCACGCCAAGGAACTGATCGAACGCGTTTTCCAGGCCCCTGTCATCGACCACTACGGCCAAGAAGAATCGGTAGCCGTAGCTATACAGTGTTCTCTCGGCCAAGGGTATCACATACAGATGGAGAATTCGGTTGTCGAATTGGTTCCACACCGAGACGATCTGTGGGAACTAGCGGGCACGTGTCTCCACAACTTTGCCATGCCCTTTATCAGGTACAGGACTGGCGATCTGGCCAGGAAAAGCGACCAGCCATGCCCTTGCGGCAGAAGCCACCCGATCCTTTCCGAGATATTCGGCAGGGAAGTGGACTTTATTGTTACACCCGAAGGAAACCTGGTATCCCCGCTGATCCTAAGTTACGTTTTCCATAGATCGGAAGAGATAAGGGAAAGCCAGATCATTCAGGAGGATCTGAGTTCTTTTCGCATAAAAGTGGTTCCCTGGGAGACTATTTCGCCCGCTACAAAAGAGGGCCTTGTACGCGACTTCGGAAAGGCGCTGGAATCGAGCCGCGCAAGAATGGTCATCGAGGAAGTAGAAGAAATTCCGCCTACTTTGGGATGCAAGAGACCGTTCGTCATCTCGCATATTAGGCCCGAGAATCGGTTTTGGGAAGAGAGCGCCTCCAGAGCCCGCTGA
- a CDS encoding sugar transferase — translation MFRHYHRFKLMLMAADVVFTVGLLAALTQYGGSLPRIAGRTDSAAPEWFVFLLVGLLWHALFAMMGVYELRKIPDFASQAGSLTSSHALAVLMLTGFFYFTLIEVPRSIVVCFAVADYLALLLPRYFLSLYLKHGQLGADRERVLIVGTSESGLSMAQTIIDKQVPVLKLIGFADNVPPEGRRLSAPVIGGIEDVPRLVQEYSVAVVILAFPENRGIEARSAIERLESLPVRIYILPDVLSLAFAQSEVERIGDLVVIGVREPLIQGHRRVAKRIMDVTLSLLGLVIAWPLFLLIWIAIRLDSPGPVIFVAKRVGLNGKIFDLYKFRTMTAGTENAQADAAKAPTTTKEEACRVVYKTKDDPRITHVGRWLRKTSLDELPQLFNVIKGDMSLVGPRPEQPFLTECYDHWEWQRLLVPPGVTGWWQVSGRGDLPMHLNAQYDIYYVRNYSVWLDLKILFKTIGAVLKGKGAY, via the coding sequence ATGTTTAGGCATTACCACCGCTTCAAGCTCATGCTCATGGCTGCTGACGTTGTTTTCACGGTTGGGCTGTTGGCGGCCCTTACTCAATACGGTGGTTCTCTTCCTAGGATTGCCGGCCGGACTGACAGTGCAGCGCCTGAGTGGTTCGTATTCCTGTTGGTGGGTCTGTTGTGGCATGCCCTATTTGCTATGATGGGGGTGTATGAACTCCGCAAGATTCCCGACTTCGCGTCTCAGGCCGGCTCCCTGACATCCTCCCATGCCCTTGCCGTGTTGATGCTCACAGGTTTCTTTTACTTCACGCTCATTGAAGTACCTCGCTCCATTGTGGTCTGTTTCGCGGTCGCCGATTATCTCGCTTTGCTGTTACCTCGGTACTTCTTGAGCCTTTATTTGAAGCATGGACAATTGGGGGCTGATCGCGAGCGAGTACTCATTGTGGGAACTTCCGAAAGCGGCTTGTCCATGGCTCAAACAATAATCGACAAGCAAGTTCCGGTCTTGAAATTGATCGGTTTTGCGGACAACGTCCCCCCAGAAGGCAGGCGACTTTCTGCCCCGGTAATCGGAGGAATCGAAGACGTCCCCAGGCTGGTGCAGGAATATTCCGTTGCGGTAGTGATCTTGGCCTTTCCGGAGAACCGCGGGATCGAAGCACGGTCGGCCATTGAAAGGCTGGAAAGCCTACCCGTGCGGATTTACATCCTTCCGGACGTGCTGTCCCTCGCTTTCGCGCAGTCGGAAGTTGAGCGAATCGGAGACCTGGTTGTCATCGGTGTGCGGGAGCCCCTTATTCAGGGGCACAGGCGGGTCGCCAAGAGGATCATGGATGTGACATTGAGCCTGCTGGGCCTGGTCATTGCCTGGCCTTTGTTTCTGCTAATTTGGATTGCGATAAGGTTGGATTCACCAGGTCCTGTTATTTTTGTGGCAAAGAGGGTGGGACTCAACGGGAAGATCTTCGATCTGTACAAGTTCCGTACCATGACCGCCGGTACGGAAAACGCTCAGGCGGATGCTGCGAAGGCTCCCACCACAACGAAGGAGGAAGCCTGTCGGGTAGTTTATAAGACCAAAGATGATCCAAGAATAACGCACGTCGGGAGATGGTTGCGCAAGACGTCGCTAGACGAGCTTCCACAGCTTTTTAATGTAATCAAAGGAGACATGTCATTGGTGGGACCCAGGCCGGAACAGCCCTTTCTCACCGAGTGCTACGATCATTGGGAGTGGCAGCGGCTTCTGGTACCTCCCGGCGTTACAGGCTGGTGGCAGGTTTCGGGTCGCGGTGATCTCCCCATGCATCTCAACGCTCAATACGACATTTATTATGTAAGGAACTAT